The genomic region CCTCAGCCTTCAGGGCAAACCAGTAGGTAGTACCCGGGCTCAGGCCGTTAACAGTGAAGCTCTCCGGCGTACCCGGCGCGCTGGGGGTAGGCTCGCCCGCTACATCGGCCGCCGCTACCCAACCTGCCGGGGTCGATATCTGGGATAAAGCGTAGCGGATATCGTAGGCAGTGCAGGTGCCGGTGCCGTCGGGGTCCTCACCCGGTGCCGTCCAGCTCAGGTTTATGGAATCACTATCCTGGCCAGTCACTGCCAGGTTTGTCACCTTTTTCGGGTTGCAGGGATCAGTAACGAGGTCCAGGTCTACCTCCGGGGCTCCCAGGGTCACGTCAACATCCGGAGTCTCAGTGGCAAGCACCCCATCAACCTTGAAGCTTATTGCCTGTGCGGGGTCAATATCGGCCAATGTCACCGGAACCTCCAGTATAGCTACGCTCAAAGCGCTCGTTATTGCCGACGCTCGAGGGGACGGCTCGGCGCCTACATAGGCATCGACAGTCCTCCCCGCGCCTACAAGTGCACTATTCTCATACACGGTACACCGGTAGAGCGCAGCGGGAAGCTGTGCCTCGGCAGTTAATGGGACTGCTGCCAGAGCCAGAAGGGCCGCTACAAAGATCACAGTCACCAATATTCTGAATTTTCGCATTTCTCTTTCCCTCCTTTCTAAGTTAGCTAACTCATCCTCTTATATCTTATTATATCTGCGGTATCGTCCATGTGCATGCATTCTGCACGATGATGAGGTAGATCTCGCCGTTCTCAAGGCTGGTCAGGATGCTCTCCGGCCACCCCGGCCTAAACCACTCCCAGCTCTGTGCGACCTCATCATAGTACCATACTACTATAAGCTGAGTGGGCTCCGTTAAAGTGGGAAGAGAAACCGTCAAGCAGTCATAGTACCTGGGGAAGATCGCCGCTGTGTCCTGGGTGAGGCCGTGAGGAAAGTCGAGTTCACATTCCGGGTCGATGTGCACATCCGCCGTGTCGGTATCTTCCTGCGCTGCATTATCGGTCACCTTAAGCTCGACGGTGTAGTCTCCTGCCGTGCCCCAGCTATATGTCGGGTTCTGATCGGTGGAGTCATCAAACAGTCCGTCGTAGTCCAGGTCCCAGGCATAGCTATAGGGTGGAACCCCAAGGCTTGCAGAACCATACAGGTTTATAACGTCGCCCTCATAACCGGAGTAGGGACCGCCGGCCTCAGCTACCGGTTGAGTTATGCAGATATCCAGGCGGACCTCCGGGGCTTCCAGCGTCACATCCACCTCCGGCGTCTCACTAGCAGCCCAATGGTTTGCGGTAACCTTGAAGCTTATGGCCTCAGATGAGTCAACCTCGGGCTGGGTCACTGAAACCTCCAGGATACATACACTGCTACCGTCCGTCAATCCCGTAGCCCGTGGAGTTACCCCTGCTCCAACATAGGCTTCCACCAACACACCCGCACCTACAGGCACATCACAGTTATAAACGGTGCAGCGGTAGAGCGCAGGAGGAATCTGCGCCTCTGTAACCAGCGGCACTACCCCTATAGAGAGCAGCGCCACTACTAAAAAAACTACCGCCAGTTTTCGTAGCTTTCTCACTTCCCTTCCACCCCCTTCCTTAATCGATGTATTATTTATGTCTACAATTCAGCTATGCGAGCGTAAACCTAAGGGCCCCGCGTTACATCGGGGGCCCTTAGGTAAAATTATCTGCCTATGGCTGTGGTATATTCCAGGTACAGGCGTCCTGCACGATGACCTGGTATATATTGCCGTTCTCAAGGCTGGTCAGGGTGCTGTCCTGAATCGGCCAACCTGGCACGAAGTACTCCCAGTCCTGTGCGACCTCATCGTAGTACCACACCGAAACTAGATTAGCCGGCTCTGTTGCAGTAGGCAGGCTAACCGTCACGCAGTCATATAA from Dehalococcoidia bacterium harbors:
- a CDS encoding fibronectin type III domain-containing protein is translated as MRKFRILVTVIFVAALLALAAVPLTAEAQLPAALYRCTVYENSALVGAGRTVDAYVGAEPSPRASAITSALSVAILEVPVTLADIDPAQAISFKVDGVLATETPDVDVTLGAPEVDLDLVTDPCNPKKVTNLAVTGQDSDSINLSWTAPGEDPDGTGTCTAYDIRYALSQISTPAGWVAAADVAGEPTPSAPGTPESFTVNGLSPGTTYWFALKAEDDVGKLSDISNSPSGTTLVPGMSLAGGWNIVSTPVKLESTGNKNRFGNIIPTGVVAAYRFYGNNWYAVTSYYVLKPLEGIYVNVATGGTECYFVPEDGISAPPIRSLYTGWNLIGPAPGYDGGFPNTPVMEVLACMITGGFYFGELSFSNVVSPALNQPGWTFNPWYYGSEPDMLPYKGYFVYMEAYDTLVGYSTTPIAP
- a CDS encoding PKD domain-containing protein, with amino-acid sequence MRKLRKLAVVFLVVALLSIGVVPLVTEAQIPPALYRCTVYNCDVPVGAGVLVEAYVGAGVTPRATGLTDGSSVCILEVSVTQPEVDSSEAISFKVTANHWAASETPEVDVTLEAPEVRLDICITQPVAEAGGPYSGYEGDVINLYGSASLGVPPYSYAWDLDYDGLFDDSTDQNPTYSWGTAGDYTVELKVTDNAAQEDTDTADVHIDPECELDFPHGLTQDTAAIFPRYYDCLTVSLPTLTEPTQLIVVWYYDEVAQSWEWFRPGWPESILTSLENGEIYLIIVQNACTWTIPQI